In Puntigrus tetrazona isolate hp1 chromosome 22, ASM1883169v1, whole genome shotgun sequence, one genomic interval encodes:
- the fetub gene encoding fetuin B yields MKQCVVLMVAFLCIHGAPVDVLTPGSCQDAVANGAAAEAMNKINLDRMEGYVFSLDRLSNVHYTKHGETGIVFYLTFDVLETKCHVISKKNWKNCEIRNPEEYPVYGKCKAVMYMNRVHRVARLYKYSCTIRPVPASKIRERCPDCPVQLPVDHEEALKTVKIGMEKYNKESGLANYFVPLNITRVFSQLHFGRFYSAEFTIQETVCSSKTNIADVSKCEVMACELAHKGFCKASHTVTVTGEEHLSVQCEIFEPEVAEEEKKKHLLGGEVDHSHSSTTGSSTGHDHDHDHDHTKPHPHKHDHEHTSGVHHTHEHGKGHGHTHTHSHDHAMAHEHGQDEWEHHHHQYGHKNGETHEHDHELVLDHEHKHRHLHEHEHHHHHHNHENQTTVRRPDGIVNVLPPMDKPMTLPSFPDKPAAGPEQPSTLPFHPDPQIPGQREPTIHPFSNTMSPECPAQSNIQNGLLLQVISEDPLFKPTV; encoded by the exons ATGAAGCAGTGTGTGGTATTAATGGTGGCCTTCCTGTGCATCCATGGGGCTCCTGTAGACGTTCTGACCCCTGGATCCTGCCAAGATGCAGTAGCTAATGGTGCTGCTGCTGAAGCTATGAACAAAATCAATCTGGATCGCATGGAGGGATATGTTTTCAGTCTTGATCGTCTCTCCAATGTCCATTACACAAAGCAT GGAGAGACAGGGATTGTCTTCTATCTCACATTTGATGTTTTAGAGACCAAATGTCATGTAATCAGCAAGAAAAACTGGAAAAATTGTGAAATCCGAAACCCTGAAGAGTACCCG GTCTATGGGAAATGCAAAGCAGTTATGTACATGAATAGAGTTCACAGAGTGGCCCGCCTGTATAAGTATAGCTGTACCATTAGACCAG TGCCTGCTTCCAAAATTAGAGAACGGTGCCCAGATTGCCCAGTACAGCTCCCTGTGGATCATGAAGAAGCCTTAAAGACAGTAAAGATTGGCATGGAGAAATACAATAAAGAGAGTGGCTTGGCAAACTACTTTGTTCCACTGAACATTACAAGAGTTTTCTCTCAG CTTCACTTTGGAAGATTCTACAGTGCAGAGTTCACCATCCAAGAGACGGTCTGCTCTTCCAAAACAAATATAGCGGATGTCTCTAAATGTGAGGTCATGGCGTGTGAGTTAGCG CACAAAGGATTCTGCAAAGCCTCTCACACTGTCACAGTCACCGGTGAGGAGCACCTCAGTGTTCAGTGTGAAATCTTCGAACCAGAG GTTGctgaagaggaaaagaaaaaacacttgcTTGGAGGTGAAGTGGACCACAGCCATAGCAGCACAACTGGCTCATCTACTGGACATGACCATGACCATGACCATGACCACACCAAACCCCACCCACACAAACATGACCATGAACACACCTCAGGCGTCCACCACACACACGAACATGGCAAAGGGCACGGACACACCCACACCCACTCGCACGATCACGCCATGGCCCATGAGCATGGTCAGGATGAGTGGGAGCACCATCACCACCAGTATGGTCACAAAAATGGTGAGACCCATGAACACGACCATGAGCTGGTCCTGGACCACgagcacaaacacagacacctCCATGAGCATGagcaccaccaccaccaccacaatCATGAAAATCAAACCACAGTTAGGCGCCCTGATGGCATAGTCAATGTCCTTCCTCCCATGGATAAGCCCATGACCCTTCCATCCTTCCCTGACAAGCCTGCTGCAGGACCAGAGCAGCCCTCCACCCTCCCGTTCCACCCTGACCCTCAGATACCAGGACAAAGGGAACCCACTATTCATCCCTTCAGTAACACCATGTCCCCTGAGTGTCCTGCACAGTCCAACATCCAAAACGGACTCCTCCTGCAGGTCATCAGTGAGGATCCACTCTTTAAACCCACTGTGTAG
- the LOC122327761 gene encoding alpha-2-HS-glycoprotein-like has translation MCSMRELVILAALVSALHAASLPTGTDEQYKCQEDQDNIATVEAERFINDHHRHGYKFKFVSLDSRRAEEKSDPCEVILGISLEETECHIVNPKPLDQCEIRRETETKVTAKCNVTISSFEGKATVKRYICDTEPASHEVLVKKCPDCPSLLPLHDPNALESVKTALQIFNKESDHKSYFKLMEVGRISTQWMFSGQSFYADFAITETNCTNKEAAQKEEACKALCGVQARYGFCKSSKVGNEEPKVECEIYEAQNITHPMKHPAQSRRDCKFLGPPLPGHRGRPDHAGHDHKDKTPGHRDRPDHAGHDHKDKKPDQKGSPERAGHDHKDKIPDQRGRPEHAGHDHKDKTPDQRGRPEHAGHDHKDKKPDQKGSPERAGHDHKDKIPDQRGRPEHAGHDHKDKTPDQRGRPEHAGYDHKDKKHDHRAPPEHPHHCPKGPSGIPESVPEGRHEFPCHGFVKIPPSIYPICPFPPPRLCRGPPDLVQLGPPPPQ, from the exons ATGTGCAGCATGAGAGAGCTGGTAATATTAGCAGCTTTGGTCTCGGCTCTACATGCAGCCAGCCTCCCAACAGGCACTGATGAGCAGTATAAGTGCCAAGAAGATCAGGACAACATTGCTACAGTAGAAGCAGAGAGGTTCATTAATGACCATCACCGTCATGGATACAAATTCAAATTTGTTTCATTGGACAGTCGCAGAGCAGAGGAGAAG TCTGATCCTTGTGAAGTCATCTTGGGAATAAGCCTAGAGGAAACTGAATGCCACATTGTGAATCCCAAACCTTTAGATCAGTGTGAGATCAGAAGGGAAACAGAGACG AAAGTGACAGCAAAATGTAATGTGACCATCTCTAGTTTTGAGGGAAAAGCAACTGTGAAGCGTTACATCTGTGATACTGAACCAG CTTCTCATGAAGTACTTGTGAAAAAATGCCCTGATTGCCCCAGTCTGCTGCCATTGCATGACCCGAATGCTCTGGAAAGTGTGAAAACTGCCCTACAGATTTTCAACAAAGAATCTGATCACAAGTCTTACTTTAAACTGATGGAAGTGGGAAGGATCAGCACACAG TGGATGTTTTCAGGACAAAGTTTCTATGCTGATTTTGCCATTACGGAAACTAACTGTACAAACAAGGAGGCAGCTCAGAAAGAAGAAGCATGCAAGGCTTTATGTGGGGTTCAGGCT cGCTATGGCTTCTGTAAATCCTCCAAGGTCGGAAATGAGGAACCAAAAGTGGAATGTGAGATTTATGAAGCTCAG AACATAACTCATCCAATGAAACATCCTGCTCAGTCAAGAAGAGACTGTAAATTCCTTGGTCCCCCACTACCTGGTCATAGGGGCCGCCCAGATCATGCAGGGCATGACCACAAGGACAAAACTCCTGGTCATAGGGACCGCCCAGATCATGCGGGGCATGACCACAAGGACAAAAAACCTGACCAAAAAGGCAGCCCAGAACGCGCAGGCCATGACCACAAGGACAAAATCCCTGACCAAAGAGGCCGCCCTGAACACGCAGGCCATGACCACAAGGACAAAACACCAGACCAAAGGGGGCGTCCAGAACATGCAGGCCATGACCACAAGGACAAAAAACCTGACCAAAAAGGCAGCCCAGAACGCGCAGGCCATGACCACAAGGACAAAATCCCTGACCAAAGAGGCCGCCCTGAACACGCAGGCCATGACCACAAGGACAAAACACCAGACCAAAGGGGGCGTCCAGAACATGCAGGCTATGACCACAAGGACAAAAAACATGATCACAGGGCCCCTCCAGAACATCCACACCACTGTCCAAAAGGTCCATCAGGCATTCCAGAATCAGTGCCTGAGGGCCGCCATGAGTTCCCATGCCATGGCTTTGTAAAAATACCCCCCTCTATTTATCCAATCTGCCCCTTTCCTCCACCACGTCTCTGCAGGGGCCCTCCAGACCTTGTACAGCTTGGTCCACCTCCTCCTCAGTAA